Proteins from a single region of Anastrepha ludens isolate Willacy chromosome 5, idAnaLude1.1, whole genome shotgun sequence:
- the LOC128865012 gene encoding nucleolar protein 10: MEHHAVKMFVNEVNDVKIYNLSAGKSVPEWLTDRRKRSQLMKKVDSRRQIELIQDFDMPGVCTSIRLSPDHQYILATGTYKPRVKCFEVCNLSIKFERCFDSEVTTFEAISEDYSKLVFLQCDRFVEIHSASGRHYRLRIPRFGRDMKYHKPSCDLFIVGTTREVYRLNLERGQFLQPYETEASCINACDINPEHQLLMVGSKEGMVEAWDPRSKTRVGTLDVAIKLPGTKTFPSVSALKYKNGLQMGVGTASGHVLLYDIRSREPLLIKDHLNKVPVKRIAFNPNHQTVYSMDDAMLKLWDENTGKQVAYIESTTSFNDFCTIPDTGMFFLAQEDVKMLTYYVPSMGPAPRWCSFLDNLTEEIESEVVENMYDDYQFVTQKELEELGLDHLIGSNLLKGYMHGYFVDARLYNKAKTVADPFAFERFRKEKIRKEIESERKSRLQIKSNLPKVNQDLALKIMDEQSNTTKAAKAPNLLEDTRFKAMFENPEFAINKSAEEYKLLAPVLNRLEKSKLKEIKKRVEVAHVAELHADEAKPHEESDNDEDLFGFEKSDGDNDDHSTAEESSDDEGMRDFTKEMKKAYKDVKRQREEEEIAENEREGEEEANSDNEQQANSITTLTNNQRRSSVKMTALEDNNLKLSEMRSKIMKISLKDRVRFNEATSANVTTIGRSLGNRQMTFDMKKKPTKDEKKREFLMKRHREERKKVIRPITALKLKKVNFK; encoded by the exons atggagcat CATGCAGTCAAGATGTTCGTCAACGAAGTGAATGATGTGAAaatatacaacttaagcgctgGGAAATCGGTGCCAGAA TGGTTAACAGACCGCCGAAAGCGTTCCCAGTTAATGAAGAAAGTCGATTCACGCCGACAAATCGAGTTGATACAGGATTTCGATATGCCCGGCGTCTGTACGTCAATACGTTTGAGTCCCGATCATCAGTACATTTTGGCAACAGGCACCTATAAACCGCGCGTCAAATGCTTCGAAGTGTGCAATTTATCCATTAAGTTCGAGCGTTGCTTTGATTCGGAAGTGACAACCTTTGAAGCTATTAGTGAGGATTACAGCAAATTG GTGTTTTTGCAATGTGATCGATTTGTAGAAATTCATTCTGCCTCTGGTCGTCATTACCGTTTGCGTATACCGCGCTTTGGACGTGATATGAAGTACCATAAACCATCTTGTGATCTCTTTATTGTGGGCACAACGCGG GAAGTTTATCGCCTAAACTTAGAGCGTGGCCAATTTTTACAACCTTATGAAACTGAAGCGAGTTGCATAAACGCTTGTGATATTAATCCCGAGCATCAATTGCTTATGGTTGGTAGCAAAGAGGGTATGGTGGAAGCCTGGGATCCACGCAGTAAAACGCGCGTTGGTACATTAGATGTAGCAATTAAATTGCCAGGCACCAAAACGTTTCCCTCTGTATCTGCTTTAAAATATAAGAATGGATTGCAGATGGGCGTAGGCACCGCCTCTGGACACGTGCTACTCTATGACATACGTTCGCGAGAGCCACTGCTAATAAAGGATCATTTAAATAAGGTGCCGGTAAAACGTATCGCTTTTAATCCCAACCATCAAACCGTGTACTCAATGGACGATGCAATGCTTAAGTTGTGGGACGAAAATACC GGCAAACAAGTCGCCTACATTGAATCCACTACATCCTTTAATGATTTCTGCACCATTCCTGATACGGGCATGTTTTTCCTCGCACAAGAAGATGTGAAAATGCTGACGTACTATGTGCCCTCAATGGGTCCAGCACCGCGCTGGTGTTCATTCTTAGATAACCTCACTGAAGAAATAGAATCGGAAGTGGTTGAGAATATGTACGACGACTACCAGTTTGTAACACAGAAGGAATTGGAAGAATTGGGCTTGGATCATTTGATTGGCAGTAATCTATTGAAAGGCTACATGCACgg TTATTTCGTTGATGCTCGTTTATATAACAAAGCCAAAACTGTCGCCGATCCATTCGCTTTTGAACGCTTCCGTAAAGAAAAGATACGCAAAGAAATTGAAAGCGAGCGCAAATCACGTCTACAAATCAAATCTAATCTTCCAAAAGTCAATCAAGATTTGGCGCTTAAAATTATGGACGAACAGTCGAACACCACCAAAGCGGCCAAAGCACCGAATCTGCTTGAAGATACACGTTTTAAGGCGATGTTCGAAAATCCTGAGTTTGCTATTAACAAGAGTGCTGAAGAATATAAACTGCTGGCGCCTGTGCTAAATCGTCTAGAAAAATCTAAGCTAAAAGAGATTAAAAAACGTGTCGAAGTTGCACACGTAGCTGAGCTGCATGCGGACGAAGCGAAGCCGCACGAGGAAAGTGACAACGATGAGGATCTTTTCGGTTTCGAAAAAAGTGACGGCGATAATGATGATCATTCAACTGCCGAGGAATCCTCCGATGATGAGGGAATGCGTGACTTCacgaaagaaatgaaaaaggcATACAAGGATGTGAAGCGCCAACGTGAAGAGGAAGAAATTGCGGAAAATGAGCGCGAAGGTGAGGAAGAGGCCAACAGCGATAATGAGCAGCAAGCTAACTCGATAACCACACTAACAAATAATCAGCGTAGAAGTAGCGTCAAGATGACGGCACTGGAAGACAACAACCTCAAACTAAGTGAAATGCGTAGCAAGATAATGAAAATCAGTCTAAAAGACCGGGTGAGATTCAATGAAGCCACCAGCGCTAATGTGACAACGATTGGGCGTTCATTGGGTAACCGGCAGATGACATTCGATATGAAAAAGAAGCCGACAAAGGACGAGAAGAAGCGGGAGTTTTTAATGAAAAGGCATCGGGAGGAGCGCAAAAAAGTCATACGGCCAATAACCGCGTTGAAGTTGAAAAAGGTTAACTTTAagtga
- the LOC128864199 gene encoding uncharacterized protein LOC128864199 has product MGKIWRTVTIFGLPIRLSRHKLRILFERQGLQGWQVVDLFPLEECLVATIGCENRETYESFLNLATCVPFRNYPNLRIYNTPPTSLSCVQSDPNLPSIASLNIYCLRSIFELCSLKSQIALTKVCDYFCKAIVCIWQRRYANLHFSFQHFKCTYGLDDKELWDFCMLIGPYVHRMKFNTVIIAPVAQPCPVKRENLMRAIKRPINGALCRHLVHFAHLHDFEVQGKYLDEYTVRELARYCPQLRKLRLLDPGSRWLFGKNIHLLRNLVSLSVQNCDRFRRESMLYICRELQLKELNFVGCKKLQHAHTIQRMCLHLQSVQRLHLTAIADSVMLTTILTLPTLKRLKFYWLNDDIGFQRMLFKKLLELRRDTLCCLRFSNEPILLEYASQTNWLKERYASLREFVTVNALPWKWKECFAEWLQLLCGSTSLKAITCEYCRVFSSKQILQTPSFCKRLKVIRLIGCRELADERLLQSWSRKSRFGCQLLIEGDLPWTIVQRMRNEITLRHKKFEPQPITRCIECHFK; this is encoded by the exons ATGGGTAAAATTTGGCGTACAGTTACTATTTTTGGATTACCCATAAGA TTGTCTAGGCATAAGCTTCGCATTCTATTCGAACGTCAAGGGCTGCAGGGATGGCAGGTGGTAGATTTATTTCCATTAGAGGAATGTTTAGTGGCCACTATTGGCTGTGAGAATCGGGAAACGTATGAAAG cttCCTAAATCTAGCCACATGTGTGCCGTTTCGCAACTATCCTAACCTACGTATATATAACACACCACCCACATCTCTTTCTTGTGTACAAAGCGATCCAAATTTACCCAGCATTGCAAGTCTGAACATCTATTGCCTGCGTTCTATCTTTGAGCTATGCAGCCTGAAGAGCCAAATCGCCTTAACCAAGGTATGCGATTATTTTTGCAAAGCCATAGTCTGTATTTGGCAACGACGTTATGCCAATCTGCACTTCTCATTTCAACACTTCAAATGTACATATGGATTGGATGACAAAGAACTGTGGGATTTTTGCATGCTAATCGGTCCGTATGTGCACCGTATGAAATTCAATACTGTGATTATCGCCCCTGTCGCACAACCATGCCCTGTTAAGCGGGAAAACCTAATGCGGGCTATTAAAAGACCCATTAATGGTGCACTTTGTCGCCATTTGGTGCATTTTGCGCACCTACACGACTTTGAGGTACAGGGCAAATACCTCGACGAATATACGGTGCGTGAATTGGCGCGATATTGTCCGCAACTGCGCAAACTAAGATTATTAGATCCGGGCTCCCGATGGCTTTTTGGTAAAAACATTCACCTGCTGCGTAATTTGGTGTCACTGAGTGTGCAGAATTGTGATAGATTTCGGCGTGAATCCATGTTATATATTTGCCGCGAGCTGCAGCTGAAGGAGTTGAATTTCGTGGGTTGCAAGAAGTTGCAGCATGCACATACGATTCAGAGAATGTGCCTACATCTTCAGTCGGTGCAGAGGCTGCATTTGACCGCAATTGCGGATAGTGTTATGCTAACGACGATTTTGACATTGCCAACATTGAAACGATTGAAATTTTATTGGTTGAATGATGACATAGGATTTCAAAGAATGCTATTTAAAAAGCTCCTGGAATTGCGGCGAGACACATTGTGTTGCTTACGCTTTTCAAATGAGCCGATTCTCCTGGAATATGCATCGCAGACGAATTGGCTGAAGGAACGATACGCCTCATTGCGTGAATTTGTTACCGTAAATGCACTACCGTGGAAATGGAAAGAATGTTTCGCTGAATGGTTACAATTGTTGTGCGGTAGCACGAGCTTAAAGGCAATTACCTGCGAGTATTGTCGCGTTTTTTCATCCAAACAAATATTGCAAACGCCAAGTTTCTGTAAACGATTGAAGGTGATTCGACTTATTGGCTGTCGCGAATTGGCTGACGAGCGATTGCTGCAGTCTTGGAGCAGGAAAAGCCGTTTTGGGTGTCAGTTACTTATTGAAGGAGACTTACCATGGACGATTGTACag cGCATGAGAAACGAAATAACGCTGCGTCACAAAAAGTTTGAACCCCAACCGATTACGCGTTGCATTGAGTGCCATTTCAAGTAA